The segment AGCATGGGCCCCGCAGGGGCATGTTTGCAGGGCTACGAAAATTAATAAACTTCTCACATCATACAACCTTTCAGCTTTCTGTGGGAATATACAACAATACACACAAATAACATTTGTAACTGGTAACCAAAATAAAAACCACTGTACAAAGTTGTAGACAAGATATTATTGTGAAGTGATATAATCGATGCCTGTAGTGGGCTATATAATTAACCCACGAAACATAATgtactataaataaatattaaccaTGTGCCACTTCAAGTGAATTAATAACTCATCTGTAGCTTACTAAACTTACGTAATGTGTCTGACTAATTAGGGCGCGGCCGCATTTACCTTTGTTTGGCGCAATTCCGCGGGCAAAATCCGGTCATTTCAATAACTCATTGGTAGGCGTGAGGCGAAATGTTTTCCCGCATATATTCCGCGCCAGATTTATGTTCGTTCGAcattaaacaaacatttttgcCTCGTCATTACTTGTTAGTTTGGAAGTGGGCTCTTAGTAGGCTAAGCAATGCTTCATTCATAGCTACTAATATTACTGACAAACTGTTTTGCCCGCAAAATTTCGCTAATGTAACTGCTCCCTACATCCAATAACATCCTTTCACATATAGATTATCTTTTCATGCTAATCCAAATAAATAACATGGGTAAGGCATTACGAAAATTAACCTAGttttatagtaaaagtgtaaccatgtttttttgctgtattgattaccatttgtaaaaccacagttttactacaaatatcaTGGTTAAACTTTATTACTATGGTTAATTTGAAGTTACCATGGTTTAAGTAGCCTatttaaccatgtttttttagttttatttgtagtaaaaccatggttaattttcataagtgTGCTCAGAATGagtaaaaaatactattttaatagaGTAGGCCAAATCTCCAATGTAAACCAAGAAGTTAATGACAGTCATGAAGGTCACCACCACCAGATCATCCCACGAACAGTGGTTGCAAACATCCGGGCGTGGGTTTCCGTCAAACACATACAGTGGCCAGATAACAACAGCGGTTGTGTACATAGCCACAGCCACGATGTTGAAGCCAATGACTGCTTTGTCAAAAGAAAACGGCAAGATGGAAGGCAGCTTGGCGATGGTGAGGAAAATAATGAGCAGTGAAAAAATGAAGCATATGGAGTAGACGGCCACGCACCACTGCGTTCCTGGAAACCTACTATATTCAGCCAGACTCAAAGACATGAATATGATGCAGGCGACGAATGTCTCCAGGATCTTGAGGAGGCCAGGAATGGTGGTGAGAAAGCCGCTGGTTTCACCAGGTCTTTTGTGGACCAGCCAAACCTCGGCAGCGTACAGCCCAAAACACAACCAGGATATCGCAGACGCCCCGATCTccctggagcaggaggagcaggCGAAGAACGTGGGGTAGATGATCGCAATGGTGACCATCATAAGTGTGGCCAACATGGCAAAAGCCATGGTGAAGTCCTCCCAGGAAATGAACACTTTGGTGTTCAGGTTGGTAAACTCCAAAATGATGATCAGGAGGGTTGTGAAACAGCAGAAGCACCAGCAGAACATGCACCAAGCCCAATGGGACGTGGCGCCGGGGATTCCCGCTGACGCCGCCAATGCAAAGCAGATGCATGTTAGAACCACCTCCACCATCCGAACAATGCCAATCGGCACAATCAGTGTTCTAAAATCCACATGCAACATGATGAAGCTGTTTTGCGAAATCCCAAAGCCTCAGATGTTTCAGATTTCCAGTGGTTTTGATTTCTTAAAACTGCGTTACATTCTTCTGAGCTTTTTTGTGCAGGTTCACTTTGCCATAAATGTCAACAA is part of the Garra rufa chromosome 1, GarRuf1.0, whole genome shotgun sequence genome and harbors:
- the LOC141344248 gene encoding myeloid-associated differentiation marker homolog, yielding MLHVDFRTLIVPIGIVRMVEVVLTCICFALAASAGIPGATSHWAWCMFCWCFCCFTTLLIIILEFTNLNTKVFISWEDFTMAFAMLATLMMVTIAIIYPTFFACSSCSREIGASAISWLCFGLYAAEVWLVHKRPGETSGFLTTIPGLLKILETFVACIIFMSLSLAEYSRFPGTQWCVAVYSICFIFSLLIIFLTIAKLPSILPFSFDKAVIGFNIVAVAMYTTAVVIWPLYVFDGNPRPDVCNHCSWDDLVVVTFMTVINFLVYIGDLAYSIKIVFFTHSEHTYEN